The Methanohalophilus portucalensis DNA window ACCGACAATCACCCGCCACGGAATGTCAGGATAACTTGCCTTTATCTCATCCGGCACATTCTTAGCGGCCTCACCGATGATTTCGATATTCTTCACAACTGCCTTCTGGGTTTTCCTATCGTTAAGAAAATCAGTGAAGTCCATCCCTGAAGTGAAATCTTCAATTTCATCAATCGCTTCAACAATATCAGTTAAAAACAACCTGTACTCACGCATGAAACCACCTCATGCATGCGCATAAACCACTTCTGAAAAAATCCTGCTTTTCAATTCATCCCTTACGGCACGTTTCGAGATGATATCTACCTTTGACCCGAACTCGTCTTCAAGAAAAATTCCAAGAGCTGCGAGATCAAAAAGGTCCGCACCTTTCTCAAACTCAACAAGGAAGTCAATATCGCTGCCGGTTTTGTATTCATTCCTCACTACCGACCCAAAAAGACCTATTTCCTTTACTTTATAGTTCTTTTTCAATTCCGGAAGCAGCTCATCCAGTCTTCCCAGAATAATATCCCTTTTGATCATATTGATTCCCTTATGAGATCTTTGGTACACATTTTGGAGGGTCTTTTTATATTATTGCTTTGGTTGGCATTGTCTGACCACTTATTAATTGACACCCAGATCTACCTTGATTGCAGTGTATAATTAATTTGTGTACGGCTGAGGGATAATAGCCCGATTTTGCCTCTCTCCTCGTCCAGGAACTTGCTCCGTACTTGCAACTCTTTACCGCCAGATATGCAATCCCAGCAATACCAGTCCCTGTTGTATGAAAAACAATGCAAAGAGGAGATACAGAATTCCCAGACTTCGAAATAGATGAAGATAATACTTGCTTTTCAGGAAATCCCTGCTTTTGCCTACAAACAGGGCAATCACAACTTTTGAACCTACAAGCAATGCATAGAATCCGATAACAAACATTACCTGTGCGAGCCTGTCGACCTCAGCAGCCCTGAAGAGAATGGGTCCTCCGATTGCAATCCAGAACAGGTAGGGATGGGGATTCAGAAAATTTGCCAGTATGCCTTTTTTCAGGGATTCCTTCTTCAGGTTACTTACTTCGATACTGATGTTTTTGGTCCTCAGAGAAGCAATACCCAGATGCGTCAGGTAGAGTGCTCCTGCCAGGCTGATAAGGGCGATCACCGAATTTTGCTGCTGGAAATGCATTAGTATGTAAATTACAGCTGATACTATCAGCAAGTCTGTTATCAGGGGGGAAATAGCAACCTTGAAGCCTTCTTTTGACCCGTGTTGCAGGCTTTCGGATATTGTTATGGCCATCAGGGGACCCGGAGAAATACCTGCAGCAAAACCAAGAAGGATCCCTGTTATCAGGAATTCTGCAATTTCATACATCATTCTCTCTTCTTATCTTCGGAAGGATCCATCTACAGGAGTGAAAATTTCAGTGCAGTTTGATAGTTTCAGTCTGTTCTGCGACCGTTACTTCAAATTCATCTGCGGGAATGGTTTTGGTAGGAAAGGTTTCTTCAAACCTGCCGTTCTCAACCTTTATGGTCCGGCTGGCCGCGACTGTGAGGTTCACCTGAGACTGACCTTCTGCAGCATTACCTTCGATGCGGATATCGTATTTGCCTGAAGGTACATCGGATTCGCGGATTTCCGCCACACCCTCTGAAGCCCTTGCACGTCTGGTCATCCATAACAATATTTTTACCCGGACCTTCAGGTTCTTCACATTTTCGGCTATCACCGTTAAACGATTGGGTCTTTCTGGTACTTCTGTGTCAGGCATACGACATTTGTATTTTCCGCCCTTCACCGGCACGGTCCTGGTAAAGGTCATCGCTATATCCACTGATTCTGCAGAGGATGTGCCGCGTATAGTGACATTATCTCCTGCCCTGGGTTCTGGGGGTATGATCTCGAAATCCCTGTTCTCTGGATTATTCATTGTAATAAAAAATGGCTGGTAGTCCTTTATGTGTCTTTCTGATGGCCGGTTACAGAAGCGTATAATCATTATTTTTATAATTATTTTGCAGATCGTTTGCTCTATTTGGGAATTCAGGAAAAGTTGGCAGGAAGATCAAAACTTTAGTCGCGGGGAATTGACCTGAATATGTCGGATGGGTCATGGACCTTTACAAAGGATTTTTCTTCTTTTATCCTATCAATGACTTCGTCTTTGACGGGCAATTCGTCAACGGGATGCCAGTCGATAGATTCACAAAAGGAGGCATCAGATTCGGAGATTGTATTGTTTCTGATATAGGTTTCGAAGATCTTGCGTTTGCGTATCTCCTTTTTGAAGTTGTCTGGTAGGGCCACTGTGTAGCGTTTCATAGAATCACCATTTGCATATCTATTA harbors:
- a CDS encoding LysE family translocator; translated protein: MMYEIAEFLITGILLGFAAGISPGPLMAITISESLQHGSKEGFKVAISPLITDLLIVSAVIYILMHFQQQNSVIALISLAGALYLTHLGIASLRTKNISIEVSNLKKESLKKGILANFLNPHPYLFWIAIGGPILFRAAEVDRLAQVMFVIGFYALLVGSKVVIALFVGKSRDFLKSKYYLHLFRSLGILYLLFALFFIQQGLVLLGLHIWR
- a CDS encoding nucleotidyltransferase family protein; protein product: MIKRDIILGRLDELLPELKKNYKVKEIGLFGSVVRNEYKTGSDIDFLVEFEKGADLFDLAALGIFLEDEFGSKVDIISKRAVRDELKSRIFSEVVYAHA
- a CDS encoding HepT-like ribonuclease domain-containing protein, yielding MREYRLFLTDIVEAIDEIEDFTSGMDFTDFLNDRKTQKAVVKNIEIIGEAAKNVPDEIKASYPDIPWRVIVGMRDRLAHGYFGIDYLIVWDVVGNRLIGLRNAIRAILVEIN